In the genome of Archangium lipolyticum, the window CTGGCTCTTCCTCGGCGCCGCGCTGTCCCTGCTGCCCGTGGTCGCCACCTTCCCGTCCAACCGCCTCCTGCTCGTCCCGAGCCTCGGTGGCTCGGTGGCGGTGGCCCTGGTGCTCGTGTCCGCGTGGCGCTCGCGGGCGCGCGGCTGGCGTCCCCGGGGCCTCGCGGCAGGGGCCGGCGTGCTCGCGCTCATGCACCTGGTGGTGGCGCCGCTGCTCTGGCCGGCGATGACCCTCGTCATCCGGCAGCTGGGCGCCCAGGTGGAGCCCATGCTCCAGCCGCTGCACCACGGGCACGGGCTGGACTGGAAGCGGCTCCCCCAGCAGCGGGTGGTCGTCCTCCCCATGCCCAACCCCACCGTCGGCCTCTACGTGCCCATGCTCATGGCCCTGCGCGGCATGCCGAAGCCGCTCTCCTGGTGGCAGCTCTCCCTGTCACCCGAGCCCCACGTGCTCACCCGCACGGGGCCGGCGTCGCTCGAGCTGTCGCTCACCCAGGGCCATTTCCTCACCAGCGAGTTCGAGGTGGTGTTCCGCGGCCCGAGCCACCCGCTCCCCCAAGGGGCCCGGGTGGAGCTGAAGGGCATGACGGTGACGGTGCTGGACGCGGACGCGGAGGGCCCCACGCGGATCGGCTTCGAGTTCGACACGCCGCTGGAGGACCCCTCCTTCGTCTTCCTGGGATGGAAGGACGGCGCGCTACAGCCCGTCCCCCCACCGCCCGTGGGAGGGCGCCTCACCTTCTGAGCACCCGGGGCTCAGGGCTGGAACTCGTTGGGCGTCCCGAGGCGCTCGCCGGGGTTGTCGATGTCCCCCTCGCCCAGGTCGCGCCGCACGCCCATGTCGCGGTGCTCTGGCAGACCGCTCTGCTCGCCGGACTGCTCGCTCGCGCCCTCGCGCTGCCCGCCCTGGGTCTGCTCCGAGCCCTGCCCCACCTTCTTGCTCTCGGATTCCTTCCGTGGATCCGCCATGGCTGACTCCTTCCTGCCGGGGCTCCTGTGTTGGAGCCGGGTCATCACAGGCAAAGGTCGGCTCCAGGGGAGGGATGGACAACCCGGGCGCCCCACCGCTCCCCCACCCGCCCGCTCCTCGCGCGTCCCGCGTCGTGGGGGGATGGCCCGCGCGGCGCGGAGGGTTGGAACAAGTCTGGCCCTCGTGATGGCCAGCAGGGAACGAGCATGAGCGCCAAGCTGAAACGACAGATCGAACAGGCCGCCGAGTGGCTCGCGGCCAGCCAGCACGCGGTGGCCTTCACCGGCGCGGGCATCAGCACCGACTCGGGCCTGCCCGACTTCCGCGGTCCCGACGGCGTCTGGACGCGCCGCGACGCCGGCCTGCCTCCGCCCAGATGGGGCAAGCCCGCCTCGCAGATCCGCCCCAACGTCGCGCACCACTCGCTCGTCGAGCTGGAGCGGATGGGAAAGATCCACTTCCTCATCTCGCAGAACGTGGACAACCTGCACCTGGAGTCCGGCTTCCCGGCGGACAAGCTCGCGGAGCTGCACGGCAACGGCAAGCTGATGCGCTGCCTGGGCTGCGACAGCCGCTTCAGCCTCGGCCAGGTGGGCTGGGACCGGCGGGTCTGGGGCGAGGGCTACCGCACGCAGCCTCCCATGAAGGGCCAGCCGCGCTGCCCCATGTGCAAGGGCCGCATCATCTCCTCGGTGGTGAACTTCGGGGACCCCCTGCCCGCGAAGGAGATCGAAAGGTCCTTCGCGGAGTCCGAGCAGTCCGACGTGTTCTTCGCGATCGGCTCGTCGCTGGTGGTGTCGCCGGCCAACGAGATGCCGCGCGTCGCGCTGGAGATGGGCGCCCGGCTCATCCTCCTCAACCGGGGCGAGACGCCCTTCGACGAGCTGGCCCACCTGCGCATCGAAGCGGGCATCGGCGAGGTGCTGCCCCCGGTCGTCGAGCGGGTGAAGCAACTGCTGGGCGAGGACACCCAGGCCTCCGGGAACGGCCGCCACTGAGGCGCCGGGCCGAGGCGGTCTGGCCCCGGCCCGGAGAAGCGCCCCGCTAGCGGCAGATGCCCCAGAGCATCTGCACACCGGTCCCGGTGAGGACGGCCACGTCCTTGAAACCGTCCTTGTCGAAGTCCGATGCGGTGAGCCCCTGGAGCCAACCGCCCTGCGGCTGCGGGTACAGACTTACCGGCGGCCACGCCAGGGAGCCGTCCGAGCGGCCCAGGTACAGACCCAACCTGTTGTCCCCGCCAAAGGCCACCAGCACGTCCTGAACGCCATCGCGGTTGATGTCCGCGAGGGTCATCCAGTTCGCCCCGTTTCCTACAGCAGGGCCGGGCCGCGTTTTGTTGTGGAAGGTGCCATCTCCCCTGCCGAGAAGCG includes:
- a CDS encoding SIR2 family NAD-dependent protein deacylase, whose translation is MSAKLKRQIEQAAEWLAASQHAVAFTGAGISTDSGLPDFRGPDGVWTRRDAGLPPPRWGKPASQIRPNVAHHSLVELERMGKIHFLISQNVDNLHLESGFPADKLAELHGNGKLMRCLGCDSRFSLGQVGWDRRVWGEGYRTQPPMKGQPRCPMCKGRIISSVVNFGDPLPAKEIERSFAESEQSDVFFAIGSSLVVSPANEMPRVALEMGARLILLNRGETPFDELAHLRIEAGIGEVLPPVVERVKQLLGEDTQASGNGRH